The proteins below come from a single bacterium genomic window:
- a CDS encoding cytochrome C — MKTKILLAAAVVMASGYALAFGPHDNNCTDCHSLHYAKGKAIIGVAPKGEGEKSDIPLCLGCHNKEEGIMPIIISATHPVGGKPVKVKVPADLLRADGTMGCSSCHDPHPSNPSYKYLQGDVKKAGELGKFCAMCHQEKVDMKEFKTVSAPAESKPTIPTVSVPKKQ, encoded by the coding sequence ATGAAAACGAAGATTCTGCTGGCGGCGGCTGTAGTCATGGCCTCCGGGTACGCTCTGGCTTTCGGCCCCCACGACAACAACTGCACGGATTGCCACTCTCTCCACTACGCCAAGGGCAAAGCGATAATCGGAGTCGCCCCGAAGGGCGAAGGCGAGAAGAGCGACATTCCCCTCTGCCTCGGCTGCCACAACAAGGAAGAGGGCATAATGCCCATAATCATTTCCGCCACTCACCCCGTGGGCGGAAAGCCGGTAAAGGTGAAGGTGCCCGCCGACCTGCTCCGCGCCGACGGAACTATGGGCTGCTCAAGCTGCCACGATCCCCATCCCTCCAACCCCAGCTACAAGTACCTCCAGGGAGACGTTAAGAAGGCCGGCGAGCTCGGCAAGTTCTGCGCGATGTGCCATCAGGAGAAGGTCGACATGAAGGAATTCAAGACCGTCTCCGCCCCCGCGGAGTCCAAACCGACCATCCCGACCGTCTCCGTTCCCAAAAAGCAGTAA
- a CDS encoding pirin family protein, with protein sequence MARKITGLFKSRPTVEGAGVHLKRAFGYHQVPLFDPFLLLDDFHSQNPLDYVAGFPWHPHRGIETITYILEGRVEHGDSLGNSGAIGPGDVQWMTAGSGVIHQEMPKKTGSGLLWGFQLWANLPASQKMMNPRYRDIKAATIPEVRLPGGARARIISGEAGGVWGPVRDIVIDPLYMDVSVEGGVFVQRVKEGHTVGVYVLSGEGVFGEAEGSGGKTSAGPESLILYGHEGGPIEATPLSPSLRFLLFSGKPLREPVAWGGPIVMNTEEELEVAFEEYRNGTFIK encoded by the coding sequence ATGGCGCGGAAGATAACCGGATTGTTCAAGAGCCGGCCCACAGTAGAGGGGGCGGGCGTTCACCTGAAAAGAGCTTTCGGATACCACCAGGTTCCTCTCTTCGACCCCTTCCTTTTGCTGGACGATTTCCACTCGCAAAATCCCCTGGACTACGTGGCGGGATTTCCCTGGCATCCCCACCGTGGCATCGAGACCATAACCTACATACTCGAAGGGCGCGTCGAGCACGGCGACTCCCTCGGCAACAGCGGGGCGATCGGCCCCGGCGACGTGCAGTGGATGACCGCCGGGAGCGGCGTGATACATCAGGAGATGCCCAAAAAGACCGGGTCCGGGCTTTTGTGGGGCTTTCAGCTCTGGGCCAATCTCCCCGCTTCGCAAAAGATGATGAACCCGCGCTACCGGGACATAAAGGCGGCCACGATACCCGAAGTGCGGCTCCCCGGAGGAGCGAGGGCGAGGATAATCAGCGGAGAGGCCGGCGGAGTATGGGGGCCGGTGCGGGATATAGTAATCGACCCACTGTACATGGACGTTTCCGTGGAGGGAGGCGTTTTCGTCCAAAGGGTCAAAGAGGGGCACACCGTGGGCGTTTACGTCCTTTCGGGAGAGGGCGTTTTCGGCGAAGCGGAGGGGAGCGGGGGAAAAACAAGCGCCGGGCCGGAGAGCCTGATTCTTTACGGTCATGAAGGCGGTCCGATAGAAGCAACTCCCCTGTCGCCGTCCCTTCGTTTCTTGCTCTTTTCCGGAAAACCGCTACGCGAGCCTGTGGCCTGGGGCGGGCCGATAGTGATGAATACCGAGGAGGAGCTGGAGGTTGCTTTTGAGGAGTACAGGAACGGGACTTTCATTAAATAA